From the Bacteroidia bacterium genome, the window ATTTTGATATTGTGCTGAGTAAGCATTTTAGGATGCGAGATAAAATGCATATACCCGTTATTGTGCAAATACTTTTTATATTCACCTTGCTTGACAGATGACATCAACTCAATAGCAATACGCTCCCAAGCTGAATCTAAAATGTCATGCCCCTGTTGCTGCGGCACGGCAAAATTTTTGTCAATTTTTACTGCTATCTGGCCTTCACCGCGAGAAAAACTATTATCGCCCGTAATCTTGTAATATAATTTGAGGAAAAACTTTTCAAGCAATTTTATATGCTGCGGAATATAGATTGATGAAATATTAAATTCGGTAAAACGACCATTGTCTTTTTCTACTGTAATATTATTATCGAATTGATAAATAGTTTTTTGAGGTGCTTTTGAAAAGTCGAAATATTGTGCATTGCTAAACAGGTAAAAACCTCCTAATACACTAAAGTCAAACTTGATATTATGCTTGATAAAATAGGGTAGAAAAACATCGAATGGTTGAATGCACCATCCACCCGCACGATAACTATCAACAATATAAGAGGGGTTAACCTTTGTTATATATTGCTGAAGAAGCTCAATTGACTGATCAAAAATTTCTGAACGCTCAGTTTCACTTATATGATAAAAACGATATTTGTCAGTGTTTAACAGTTGCCATTCATTGGTTTCGGGCAGATATCTTGCATCTAACCAGTGGGGGTGCAGATGAGGAAATATTTCATGACCACGGCTTGCAATTTCCTTTATGTGATTCATTACAATTTCAAAATCCTTCTTACAGGCAGCAATTTGAAAATTTTTCTTTAGAGTCAGAAGATAAGTTGTGTCAACAAAAAAAATGGCTTTGCATCCATGATGTTCAATAACATCCAATACTTGGTTGGTTGGATTAATGAGACAATCTACAACCGACCCGCTTCTGTTACCTAAAAACAACTCATAATCAAAAGTAATTAATACCTGCTTTGTGGTTTTCATATTTTTCAGAGAAGAATTACTTTACTTATGTTTATTAATGGCTTTCAAATAAAGGGCTTCTATTTCAGCCTCAATCTTTTTTTCTGCAAATCTATTTCGGCATTCTTCAGAAATTGCATTTTGATCGAAAGTGTTGTATTCTTCCATCATTTTAATCATTGCATTTGCAAAACTATCTTTCGCTGCTGCTGTTGCTGTTATTCCATTTTTATTATGTATAAAATCCCTTGGACCACCCGAGTCTGTTATTACTACAGGTCTGCCACAAGCTAAACTTTCTATAAGTACCACACCAAAAGTTTCATAAGTGCTGGTAAGTACAAATGAGTGACAATTGTCTAATTCTTTTTTGACCTCAGGTCGTGATAATGCACCTAAAAATTCAACTTTGTCTGTTAATGCAAGCTCATTTACATAATCTTTCAATTCATTAGACAGAGGGCCATCACCACCTATGCGTAGTCGAATATTATTGATTCCTTTTAATGTCATATATTTAAAGGAATCGAGTAATAATTTGTGGTTTTTTCTGGGTAGAAGGAATGAATTGGTAAAGAAAATAAACTCTTCCTGTTGATTGTATTTTTTTTGAATAAGGTCTTTAAAAAACAAATCGGCTACCATATTATGTACAACGGTAAAGGTCGTGTTTGGAAGACTTAATACTTTTTCAATATCATGTTTGAAGTTTTCACTTACAATAATTGATGCATCTGCATTTTCAAAAATATGCTTTGCCGTTTCTATATCTTCCTGATGGGTGATGCCACCTGTAATATAAGCAGTAAGATGTTCTGTTATAATAAATGGAAGTATATTCGCCTTAGCAATGTAGTGTCCAGCCATACCACCATGGAAAATACTGTGTGCATGTATTAAATCAGGTTTGCCATATTTTTTAGCATAACTATGATAGGTTTTCTCAACATTTTCACTAAACATTTTATATGCTAGTTTCCTCATCTTAGGTATTAACGTCTGATGGATTAATGAGTATGTTGGAATTCCATTATCGTCATAAAAATCAATAATTTCATCCTTCTTATTAAACAAGGAACGTACTGATGAAAATTGAGGATAAATAATCCCAACCTTATGTCCGGCAGACATGAGTGCACGGGCCTGTTCTTCGAAAAATGTCCCTAATACAGGCTCTGTGATAGATTTATACCAAGAAGGTATAATTAAAATGTGCATAAAAAATTAATTTGTAACCTGATCGATAATGTCTTTAAACTTGTTATTTGGATGTTTAATTTTAATAAGCAAATCATACATTTTTGCTTTCAGCGGATGAATGTCTGTCTTCCATAAAAAACCTTTCTTCAGTTCACCGCCAAAACCTCTTTTAAAACGGAAAACCCCTTCAAGTGTTGGGTCATTATTCCCGATTCGCACACCTACAAGGTCATATTTATTTACTCCCGATTCTTTCATTCGTTCAATCATCTTACTATGTAAATACTTCATTGAGCCATAGAGTTTGGAATCACCCCTGCTTCCTGCATGTGTGCACAATGCTGCATAATTAGAATGAACCATAAAAATGCCACCTATAGGATTGTCATTATCATATACAACACCTGCTGTAACATTATCGCTGCCAAGATAATTATAATAAGATTTAAAAAACTGTAGCTCTTCTGAAGACATCCCAATTCTTTTCATCGTATCAGAATAGCATAAATAAAAATCATCAAGTACTTCTATTCCGAATCTTACTACTGCACCATTTTTTTCTGAATGATGAATAGCTTTTTGATATTTTGGATGAAACTTCTGAAAGATTTCTTCTATTGTTTGTGCCTGCAGGTCTATGATATAGGTGCCAAATTCACAAAAGCGCGAATTGGCAGGCACGGAGCCAAGAATTCCATATGGATGTGGTTGAACCAATCGTTCGCAAGAATTGTTTTGAGTCAAGTATGATATTAACTCATTAAAAAACTCAATCTGTTCTTCCGGATTAAGTTCAATGTTATTCTTTATTGGGGCATGTAATATTTGGGCAAGCTTGAAAAATCGTGAAGAGAAAAACCGCAATGGCATATATGCTTTAAAATTTTCTGAGTATGTAATATAAATATTTTCTTTCATATACTCATGATACAATTGAGTAAACCCTGGAAGAAACTGAAACGGTGCGTCATTATTTAATGCGGATAATAATGACTGATCTTTTTTCTGTAGGTGGTTAAGTAGTAGCATAACTTATTTCAATAGGGTAGAGACATGACTTTCGCTTGAAAGGAATTTCATACAAGCTTCTAATATCCGTTTGGTGGATTGTCCATCCCACAATGGAGGAATAATTCCTTTTTTATATTTGTTTTGGACAATAGCATCAATACGATCTGAAATTTTTTCTTGACTGAATGGTACTAATTCATTAGTCCCGATATCAACCGTACATGGTCGTTCTGTATTTGCTCTTAGTGTAAGACACGGTATTTGCCTAAATGTACTTTCTTCCTGAATACCTCCACTGTCTGTCACAATATAAGCGCAGTCTGAAATTAGTTTCTGAAAAGCAAGATAATCTAATGGCTCTGTTAATATTAATTTCCTGTTTTCTGCAATCAGTGATTTCATTCCAAATTCTTCGATTCTGTGTAATGTGCGTGGGTGAATCGGAAATACAAGTTGATGATTTTTTGTAATGAGTTCAATAATTGAAAACAACTGCTTCAGGCCATCTTTATGATCAACCGTGGCCGGACGATGCATCGTCATCAGGACAAACTCTTTACTTTTAATTTTTAATGTTTCAAGGATGTTACTTTGTTGAATTTTTTTATCAAAGGCCACAAGTGTATCTATCATTGTGTTTCCCACAAAGAACATCTGTTTTTCTTGTTTACCTTCTTTAAGAAGGTTTTTATAACCACTGTCTTCGGTTATAAAAAAATAATCAGTGATCTCATCTGTTAACAAACGATTGATTTCTTCAGGCATTGTTCTGTCAAAGCTTCTCAGACCACTTTCAACATGGGCTATTTTTAAATCCATTTTATTTGCAGTTAATGCTGCAGCAAAAGTTGAATTTACATCACCCACTACCATAAGTAAATCAGGTTTGTTTTCCTGAATAACTTTCTCTAATCGAAGCATTATTTCTGCCATTTGAGAATTAGGGCTGCCGGATGGAATATTAAGCCAGAAATCTGGTGTTAAATCAAATTGTTCAAAGAAAATGTCGGCCATCTTGCTATCATAGTGCTGTCCGGTATGAACTATTTTTATATCGAAAGGCATACCTAAGTCGGCATTCACCTTTTTAAATTGTGTTACTTTAATAAAATTTGGTCTCGTCCCAACTACAATTAAAATCTTTTTCATCATCAAAATATATGGCTTATTTATACGTGAAGGTAGCTAATAAGTTTAAAATATCTATTGTTTCTTGGATTTATGTTTCATCTGAAGTAGTATTGCATCTGCAAAAAATTTTGCTGCCCAATTTGGGATATCATACGCAGCATAACCACCATTTACAGGCCATGATCCTGAAATGCCGCCATTTACCATTGGCGAATGTGAAATTAATTGCTTGCTCTTTACGTATTCAAGCAAACTATTCGCTGTATCTAAGTATTGTGTTTTACCTGTTTGTTCAAATAATACAAATCCGATTACACTTAACTGACAGTTGCCGGTAAGACAGCAAAACGCATTATCACTTGTCCACTCTTCGTCTAATTCGCCAGCCAGAAAACCGTTTTGTTTAGTAAGTGTAATAATATGTTGAAATGAATGTTCAACAGTTTCAATCCATTCTTTCTTTTCAAGATCAATAGCTGCACCTAATACACCTCGCAAGGCATAACCGATAGAATGTGTAGTTGGGATTTCATTCTCATCAAAACCATTATCACAAAAGTAATCTTGCGCATTAATTTGTTTTAAGGCAAAATTGATATTACTAATTCCGGCAGAAATATATTTCGACTCATTGAGACATTGACCAAGTTTGATTAATGCCCATGCTGTTCTGGTGTTGGAGCTAAGTTGATGAAGCGTAAATTCACGCCATGCACCATCCGAGTCCTGTACTTTTAAAAGCCAATCAGCACTTTGTATAGCAGCCTGAATAACTTCTTTTTTCTGACTTTGCTGATAATAGTCTGTTAATGCCATTATTATTTGACCATTATTAAAAACTCTTGGAGGTTGATTTTTAAAATCTCCATACGAACCGGGAAATGTGCCGTCTTTACGTTGGGTAAATAATAACCATTGAACTAACTCTTCAATAACTGGTCTTTCATGAAATACTTCTTGTAGTAATTCTGGTTTGTTATTTTTTAGATAGATGAGTGTGTTTATCCAAAAAGCAGTCGTTTCCGGATAAGCAGGCAGCCATTTGTTAAACATCATTGAGTACTTGGCAGCACTTCCTCCATTAGGTAAAAGTGTTTGCTTGAACCACTCAAGTGTCATTAGCAATCTATGCTCATCAGAAAAATTTTCGGCTGAAGCTTCTGACAATAAATTCAGATATCGCATTCTTATTTGTGAAATCAGCCGTTTAATCATTGCTAAAAGATTAAATTACTTTTTCAATTAATTCGCTATAGGAATAGACTCCGGCAATTTCACCATTTTTTAGCTCATAAATGCGGTCGCAGTTTTTAAGTGTAGTCACCCTGTGTGCAATAATAAAAATTGTTTTATTCGTGTCAGAAAGGGAATCAATTGCTTCACTCACTTCACGTTCTGTTTGTGTGTCTAAGGCACTCGTTGCCTCATCAAACACTAGAATTTGTGCATTTCTATACAGTGAGCGTGCAATACCTATCCGTTGTTTTTGCCCACCTGAAAGTCTTGAACCTCTTTCTCCAACTTCTGATTCTACTCCTTTTGGCAGGTTCCCTACAAAATCGTTTAAAGATGCTTGTTTGATGGCAGCATTAAGTAAATCGTTGTTAATTGTTTCTTCTCCAAATGCAACATTTTCTTTTATGTTTGAATCAATCATAAAAATATCTTGCTTTACATATCCGATTAGCCCTCGCCAGTAATCAAGGTTTTCTTCTTTTAATGGTTTGCCATCAATTAGAATCTGCCCGGAGTTTTCATCAAAAAAACGTAACAAAATATTCATGAGTGTTGTTTTGCCCGAGCCAGAACTACCTACAAAACCTATTTTTTCGCCCTTCTTTACTTTAAAGGAAATGGATTTCAATACAGGCTCTTGCGATTTTGGAAATGTAAAACTGATATTCTGAAATTCAATAGTGTTTTCAAATGAAATAGGGACATTCCTATCCATTTCTTTTTGCTTTACATAAAGCTCATTATATTCATTTAAGTTTTCAATGGCCACCTGATTTTTCGTGACTTGCATGACAGCATTCATTATCCTGTTTAAAGATGGCATTAAACGATATGCTGCAGCAGCAAATGCACCTACCATCATGATTACATCCTGTTGCCCGCCTTCAATAAAAATTGCATAAATAAATATGACAACTATTCCAAGAATTGCAACTAACTCATAACCTCTGAATGGTATCATGTTTATCACAATTGAATTCATGGATAAATCGTGATAAGCTTTTTGGTATTTCAGAAAACGATTCCTGTAATATTCAATTTTATTTGCAAGTTTAATATCCACAAAGCCCATAATTGAGTTATTGATTGCCGCAAGTGCCTGCGGAAACATCTTGTCTAAACCTCTACCTATCTGTTCATTTTTAGTGTTAACCGACTTGTAAAGTATGTAGGAGGCCGGTCCGATTATCATCAATATAAAAAGAAAGAGTTTAAGATTGTAAACAGCAATAAGTGTAACTATACAGAGTAATATTATGGACTCTGAAAAAAGCATCAGAATTGGTAACATCACCCATGCAGTATAAGATGCAGGGTTTTGCTGTACGTGATTTATAATACGTGATGATTTTACACTGTTAAAATTAAAATAACTTAAAGAGAAATATTTCGAAAATTGATTTTTAGATATGTTATTAGCCACATCTGCCATAAAACGGCCTTCAATATAGTTTACGAATATGCCAAAGCCTGTTTTGAAAAATTGAAATAGCAGGATTATGATAATGCAAAATACCATGAAAGATTTATCTGTTTCAAAATTCAGATAGCTGTATGCTGTACTCAAATATGAATTGGTATGTATAATTTGAGGTTCAGTAGCCATTTTTACCAACGGAAGAACAGATGCTAAACCAAATACATCTAAAATAGCAGATAAAAATATCAGAAATGCAATCCATTTAATCCGCTTTTTTTGAAGTGGAGATAAATGGTCTTTAAGACTTTTATAAGTTTGTCTGAACGCTTGTGCAGTAGAGTAATTGTTTTTACTTGGGGACATTTATTTTGCGCTTGTTATTTATAATATGCTCCGCCATAACCAACAGGCATGTTTTTAGGATTTACTCCGTTTAATATGAAGCTAAGGCTTTTTATTTGATTCTTCTCCATTAACTGATGTGCAACTTCAACAAAGTCTTTCTTACTGTAGCCTGCTTTCATTACATACAGATTCAAGTCAGAATGTTTCATCATTACTAAAGCATCCGACAGTAATCCAACCGGTGGCATATCTAAAATGATGTAATCGAAATGTTCTTTCAATTCATTAATTAATTGCTCCATCATTGAATCTAAAATTAACTCAGATGCATTAGGTGATTTTGGTCCGCTTAAGATGAGCTTAAGATTCTCAACAGGAGTTTCTTTTAATACTTCTTTTAAAGTTGCTTTTCCAACTATATATGATGTAACACCAACATCGTTAGTCATATTCCATGCAACTGCTTGTTTGGGTTTATGCAAATCCAGATCAACTATGACTACTTTCTTTTTAGCCCTGGCTAACATGGTGGCAGTATTTACGGCACAAAATGTTTTCCCTTCTCCGGAAATGGTAGAAGTGAAAAGAATAACTTTTGAAGATGTTTTCGGTGCAAAATAGGATAAGTTGGTTCGAATAACCCTGAATGCTTCTGCTGCAAGTGATTGCGGATGAGCATGTACAACAAGATAATCCTTCTTAGCCTCTGCACTTTTGCCAATAACACCAATGATAGGTTGATGGGTAATATCAGCAAGCTCCTCCTTAGTATATATATAATTAAGGAAAATATTTTTAAGAAAAACTAAAATAAAAGCAAGAGCCAAACCTACACCTGCTCCTAAAAATATCATTTTGTTTCGAATGGGACGCAATAACCCGGTGCTTGATGCGGGTTCAAGAATGGATTTGTCCGGTACAATGGCAGCTGATGCAATTACATTTTGTGCCCTGCTTTCCAATAAGAACAAATACATCTTTTCATTGATTTCTTTTTTTCTTGTAATATCACTAAGTCCTTTTATTGTTGAAGGCATTCTGTTTAATGATGCTGCAAAATTACCTTCACGTTCTGTCAATAGATTTATTTGCATTACAATATCCTTACGGATATTCATTATTATGCCGATAACTTTTTCTTTAGCTTTATTAATTTGCGCATCAACTTCTTTTATCTGCGGACTATTTGGTGTCATGCTGAAAGACAAATTTACTTTGCTTTGCATTAAAGCACTCAACTCATTAAAAGCATTAGAAAGTCCCGGATTAGCTTGTTCAGTCATTAAAGCTGGCGAGAGTGTAGTGAAATCACTGCTGCCGCTTGTTAACTGGTTATAAACATAATCTACTGAGTTGAGTCTTGCGGTAAGTTTAGCCTTCTCTCCCTGCACATCAATTTTTTCCTTTAAAAAAGTGCTTTGCTGATTGGCCACATCTATAGCTCCACTCTGTTGTTGGTATTCAACCAAACTTGTTTCAACACCATTCAACTGATCTTCGTAATCTTTTAATTGTGCTTCAATAAATTTTAATGAATTCTCATTAATTCCTCTTGCAACAGATATCGAATAATTGATATAAAGATTTGTTAGCGTATCAAGAAAGTCAACAGCTTTCTCTTCAACCTCATCTGCAATATTGATATTTATTACTGATGCATCTTCGTCTTTCTCCAAGTCGAGTGCATTTTTGTATTTCTTAACTAAATATCCGTGATTATTAATTACAAATACATACTGAAACTCGCTGAATTTTGAATTTTTAAGTATGGACTCCTGTTTGCCATTTATAATAATTGAAAATTTATCGGTTACAACAGGGTCTCCAAATTTGAGTACTTTATTATAGGAATAGTCGTTAGTTTTTATTTCAAGGCTGTAGGAGTCTTTATCAATAATGCGAAGATTAAATGGAATACCATAAAAATTCTCATCTAATATTTTACCATCAACACTAAAAGGCGTACCTTTATATACTTCACCTGTTTTTAAACGGCCTTTGATGTAATACGAAATATCAAGGTTAAGCTTTTTAATTGCCTCTGAAACTAATTTGGTTGAGGATAATATCTGTATTTCATTAGAAACCTCTTCTTTATTTGGGCCTAAGGGAAGGCTGGTTGAAAGTGCATCTTTGAAGGCGTTTTTAGTTGGGGTAATCAGAACCTTAGCCTCTGCGCCATAAATTCGAGTAGTCTTGTAATACAAGAAAATACCCCCGGCAACGCCCATAGTTAAAAACAAAATAAACCAGTACCAGTTTTTTACAAAAATAGTTAATACGTTTTTGACGTCTTTAGCATCAATAATGGATTGGTTTTTAATAACTTTTTGATTATTCATAAAATCAATAATTTACTGAACACACTTATACTTAAAAGTAGCATAAATGGTTAGCTATTTGGTGGTTTAAAATTGTTTAATTTGCACAAAATTAAAAAATTAAAGTGGGTTATAATTCAGGTTTTTTAATTTTATTAACTAATTGAAGTAACTAAGTAGAACCACATTACGTTTACCATATTTTAATTTAATCATCAATGAAAAGAGCATTAATTACCGGTGTTACCGGGCAGGATGGCGCTTATCTAAGCGAGCTGTTGCTGCAAAAAGGCTATGAGGTACATGGCATTAAACGCAGAAGTTCACTTTTTAATACGGAAAGGATTGACCATCTGTATGAAGATGTGCATCAAAAAAATGTAAAATTCAAGCTTCATTATGGCGATTTGACAGATTCTGCAAATATCATCAGAATTATTCAGGAAGTGCAGCCCGATGAAATTTATAACCTAGGTGCTATGAGTCATGTACGCGTAAGTTTCGACATGCCTGAATATACTGCTAATGCCGATGGTATCGGAACACTTCGTATTCTGGAAGCTGTGCGAATGTTGAATATGACTGATAAATGTAAAATCTATCAGGCATCTACCAGCGAATTGTATGGTTTGGTGCAGGAAGTTCCGCAGCGTGAATCTACACCGTTTTATCCACGTTCTCCCTATGCTGTAGCCAAACTTTATGCCTATTGGATAGTCGTTAATTACCGCGAGGCCTATAATATGTTTGCCAGTAATGGTATTTTATTTAACCACGAATCGCCACTTCGGGGCGAAACTTTTGTTACCCGCAAAATCACCCGTGCTGTATCCCGTATAGCTTTAGGGCTTCAGGATACTGTTTATATGGGAAATATTGATGCAAAGCGCGATTGGGGTCATGCAAAAGATTATGTAGAAGGTATGTGGCTGATGATGCAACAAGATAAGGCCGATGACTTTGTGTTGGCAACAGGTGTAACAACAACAGTTCGTGATTTTATTGTTCTTGCTTTTAATGAAGTAGGCATTGAAATAGAATTCAGTGGTAATGCTGAAAATGAAATTGCAGTAGCTAAGAAGTGCAGCAATCCTGCGTATCAGGTTCCTGTAGGGAATGTAGTTATGAAAATTGACCCGAAATATTACAGACCTTCTGAAGTAGAACTACTTATTGGCGACCCTGCAAAAGCAAAAAAAATTTTAGGATGGGAACCCAAACACAATCTGGCATCAATAGTAAAAGAAATGATGAATTGTGACCTTGAACTATTCAAGCGCGATCAATATTTAAAACAAGGTGGTCATAAAATCATCAATTATCACGAAGCTTAATATAATGCAGAAAAACAGTAAAATTTTTGTTGCTGGTCACCGTGGAATGGTTGGCTCTGCAATTGTTCGTAAACTTCAGTCCGAAGGATTTAATAATATTCTGACTAGA encodes:
- a CDS encoding prenyltransferase/squalene oxidase repeat-containing protein, with the protein product MIKRLISQIRMRYLNLLSEASAENFSDEHRLLMTLEWFKQTLLPNGGSAAKYSMMFNKWLPAYPETTAFWINTLIYLKNNKPELLQEVFHERPVIEELVQWLLFTQRKDGTFPGSYGDFKNQPPRVFNNGQIIMALTDYYQQSQKKEVIQAAIQSADWLLKVQDSDGAWREFTLHQLSSNTRTAWALIKLGQCLNESKYISAGISNINFALKQINAQDYFCDNGFDENEIPTTHSIGYALRGVLGAAIDLEKKEWIETVEHSFQHIITLTKQNGFLAGELDEEWTSDNAFCCLTGNCQLSVIGFVLFEQTGKTQYLDTANSLLEYVKSKQLISHSPMVNGGISGSWPVNGGYAAYDIPNWAAKFFADAILLQMKHKSKKQ
- the gmd gene encoding GDP-mannose 4,6-dehydratase → MKRALITGVTGQDGAYLSELLLQKGYEVHGIKRRSSLFNTERIDHLYEDVHQKNVKFKLHYGDLTDSANIIRIIQEVQPDEIYNLGAMSHVRVSFDMPEYTANADGIGTLRILEAVRMLNMTDKCKIYQASTSELYGLVQEVPQRESTPFYPRSPYAVAKLYAYWIVVNYREAYNMFASNGILFNHESPLRGETFVTRKITRAVSRIALGLQDTVYMGNIDAKRDWGHAKDYVEGMWLMMQQDKADDFVLATGVTTTVRDFIVLAFNEVGIEIEFSGNAENEIAVAKKCSNPAYQVPVGNVVMKIDPKYYRPSEVELLIGDPAKAKKILGWEPKHNLASIVKEMMNCDLELFKRDQYLKQGGHKIINYHEA
- a CDS encoding polysaccharide biosynthesis tyrosine autokinase, with amino-acid sequence MNNQKVIKNQSIIDAKDVKNVLTIFVKNWYWFILFLTMGVAGGIFLYYKTTRIYGAEAKVLITPTKNAFKDALSTSLPLGPNKEEVSNEIQILSSTKLVSEAIKKLNLDISYYIKGRLKTGEVYKGTPFSVDGKILDENFYGIPFNLRIIDKDSYSLEIKTNDYSYNKVLKFGDPVVTDKFSIIINGKQESILKNSKFSEFQYVFVINNHGYLVKKYKNALDLEKDEDASVININIADEVEEKAVDFLDTLTNLYINYSISVARGINENSLKFIEAQLKDYEDQLNGVETSLVEYQQQSGAIDVANQQSTFLKEKIDVQGEKAKLTARLNSVDYVYNQLTSGSSDFTTLSPALMTEQANPGLSNAFNELSALMQSKVNLSFSMTPNSPQIKEVDAQINKAKEKVIGIIMNIRKDIVMQINLLTEREGNFAASLNRMPSTIKGLSDITRKKEINEKMYLFLLESRAQNVIASAAIVPDKSILEPASSTGLLRPIRNKMIFLGAGVGLALAFILVFLKNIFLNYIYTKEELADITHQPIIGVIGKSAEAKKDYLVVHAHPQSLAAEAFRVIRTNLSYFAPKTSSKVILFTSTISGEGKTFCAVNTATMLARAKKKVVIVDLDLHKPKQAVAWNMTNDVGVTSYIVGKATLKEVLKETPVENLKLILSGPKSPNASELILDSMMEQLINELKEHFDYIILDMPPVGLLSDALVMMKHSDLNLYVMKAGYSKKDFVEVAHQLMEKNQIKSLSFILNGVNPKNMPVGYGGAYYK
- a CDS encoding peptidoglycan bridge formation glycyltransferase FemA/FemB family protein gives rise to the protein MLLLNHLQKKDQSLLSALNNDAPFQFLPGFTQLYHEYMKENIYITYSENFKAYMPLRFFSSRFFKLAQILHAPIKNNIELNPEEQIEFFNELISYLTQNNSCERLVQPHPYGILGSVPANSRFCEFGTYIIDLQAQTIEEIFQKFHPKYQKAIHHSEKNGAVVRFGIEVLDDFYLCYSDTMKRIGMSSEELQFFKSYYNYLGSDNVTAGVVYDNDNPIGGIFMVHSNYAALCTHAGSRGDSKLYGSMKYLHSKMIERMKESGVNKYDLVGVRIGNNDPTLEGVFRFKRGFGGELKKGFLWKTDIHPLKAKMYDLLIKIKHPNNKFKDIIDQVTN
- a CDS encoding glycosyltransferase family 4 protein — protein: MHILIIPSWYKSITEPVLGTFFEEQARALMSAGHKVGIIYPQFSSVRSLFNKKDEIIDFYDDNGIPTYSLIHQTLIPKMRKLAYKMFSENVEKTYHSYAKKYGKPDLIHAHSIFHGGMAGHYIAKANILPFIITEHLTAYITGGITHQEDIETAKHIFENADASIIVSENFKHDIEKVLSLPNTTFTVVHNMVADLFFKDLIQKKYNQQEEFIFFTNSFLLPRKNHKLLLDSFKYMTLKGINNIRLRIGGDGPLSNELKDYVNELALTDKVEFLGALSRPEVKKELDNCHSFVLTSTYETFGVVLIESLACGRPVVITDSGGPRDFIHNKNGITATAAAKDSFANAMIKMMEEYNTFDQNAISEECRNRFAEKKIEAEIEALYLKAINKHK
- the wecB gene encoding UDP-N-acetylglucosamine 2-epimerase (non-hydrolyzing): MMKKILIVVGTRPNFIKVTQFKKVNADLGMPFDIKIVHTGQHYDSKMADIFFEQFDLTPDFWLNIPSGSPNSQMAEIMLRLEKVIQENKPDLLMVVGDVNSTFAAALTANKMDLKIAHVESGLRSFDRTMPEEINRLLTDEITDYFFITEDSGYKNLLKEGKQEKQMFFVGNTMIDTLVAFDKKIQQSNILETLKIKSKEFVLMTMHRPATVDHKDGLKQLFSIIELITKNHQLVFPIHPRTLHRIEEFGMKSLIAENRKLILTEPLDYLAFQKLISDCAYIVTDSGGIQEESTFRQIPCLTLRANTERPCTVDIGTNELVPFSQEKISDRIDAIVQNKYKKGIIPPLWDGQSTKRILEACMKFLSSESHVSTLLK
- a CDS encoding ABC transporter ATP-binding protein, whose translation is MSPSKNNYSTAQAFRQTYKSLKDHLSPLQKKRIKWIAFLIFLSAILDVFGLASVLPLVKMATEPQIIHTNSYLSTAYSYLNFETDKSFMVFCIIIILLFQFFKTGFGIFVNYIEGRFMADVANNISKNQFSKYFSLSYFNFNSVKSSRIINHVQQNPASYTAWVMLPILMLFSESIILLCIVTLIAVYNLKLFLFILMIIGPASYILYKSVNTKNEQIGRGLDKMFPQALAAINNSIMGFVDIKLANKIEYYRNRFLKYQKAYHDLSMNSIVINMIPFRGYELVAILGIVVIFIYAIFIEGGQQDVIMMVGAFAAAAYRLMPSLNRIMNAVMQVTKNQVAIENLNEYNELYVKQKEMDRNVPISFENTIEFQNISFTFPKSQEPVLKSISFKVKKGEKIGFVGSSGSGKTTLMNILLRFFDENSGQILIDGKPLKEENLDYWRGLIGYVKQDIFMIDSNIKENVAFGEETINNDLLNAAIKQASLNDFVGNLPKGVESEVGERGSRLSGGQKQRIGIARSLYRNAQILVFDEATSALDTQTEREVSEAIDSLSDTNKTIFIIAHRVTTLKNCDRIYELKNGEIAGVYSYSELIEKVI